The proteins below come from a single Serratia ficaria genomic window:
- the rplU gene encoding 50S ribosomal protein L21: MYAVFQSGGKQHRVSEGQTVRLEKLDIATGEAVEFDQILMIANGEDIKIGVPFVDGGKIKAEVVAHGRGEKIKIVKFRRRKHHRKQQGHRQWFTDVKITGISA, encoded by the coding sequence ATGTACGCGGTTTTCCAAAGTGGTGGTAAACAACACCGAGTAAGCGAAGGTCAGACCGTTCGCTTGGAAAAGCTGGACATCGCAACTGGTGAAGCGGTTGAGTTTGACCAGATTCTGATGATCGCTAATGGCGAAGATATCAAAATCGGCGTTCCTTTCGTCGATGGCGGTAAGATCAAAGCTGAAGTCGTTGCTCACGGTCGTGGCGAGAAAATTAAGATTGTTAAGTTTCGTCGTCGTAAGCACCACCGTAAGCAGCAGGGCCACCGTCAGTGGTTCACTGACGTTAAAATCACCGGCATCAGCGCTTAA
- the rpmA gene encoding 50S ribosomal protein L27, whose product MAHKKAGGSTRNGRDSEAKRLGVKRFGGEAVLAGSIIVRQRGTKFHAGTNVGCGKDHTLFALKDGKVKFEVKGPSNRKFISIEAE is encoded by the coding sequence ATGGCACACAAAAAGGCTGGCGGCTCGACTCGTAACGGTCGCGATTCAGAAGCTAAACGTCTGGGCGTAAAACGCTTTGGCGGCGAAGCAGTACTGGCAGGCAGCATCATCGTTCGTCAGCGCGGCACCAAATTCCACGCTGGTACCAACGTGGGTTGCGGCAAAGACCACACTCTGTTTGCTTTGAAAGACGGTAAAGTCAAATTCGAAGTTAAAGGCCCGAGCAATCGTAAATTCATCAGCATCGAAGCTGAATAA